The genomic region AAGGGCGTGCTCTCGCGGATCCTCCCCGAGGAGGACATGCCGTACCTGCCGGACGGCACGCCGGTCGACATCGTCCTGAACCCCCTCGGCGTCCCGTCGCGCATGAACGTGGGGCAGATCCTCGAGACCCACCTCGGATGGGCTGCCCGGGAGCTCGGACGGCAGCTCGCGAGCGAGCTGCCGGGCGAAGGCATCGAGGGCGTGGACGGCATCCGGAGGAAGCTGAGGGAGATCTACACGAACAAGGACGTCGTCGAGCTGGTCGAGCAGATCAGCGACGATGACCTCGCGAAGATCGTGCGCAAGTCGGCGCGCGGCATCCACGTGGCGTCCCCCGTGTTCGACGGCGCGACCGAGGACGAGATCTTCGGGATGTTGAAGCGGGCTGGTCTCTCGCCGAGCGGCCAGATCAACCTGTACGACGGCCGCACGGGCGAGCCGTTCGAGCAGCCCGTGACCGTCGGCGTGATGTACATGATGAAGCTGCACCACCTGGTCGACGACAAGATCCATGCCCGTTCGACGGGCCCGTACTCGCTCGTCACCCAGCAGCCGCTCGGTGGCAAGGCGCAATTCGGCGGCCAGCGGCTCGGGGAAATGGAGGTCTGGGCGCTGGAGGCGTACGGCGCCGCCTACAGTCTCCAGGAGATGCTGACGGTGAAGTCCGACGACGTCGCGGGGCGTACGCGCATGTACGAGGCCATCGTCAAGGGCGAGAACGTCCTCGAGCCTGGCCTCCCCGAGTCGTTCAACGTCATGGTGAAAGAGCTGCAGAGCCTGGCTCTGGACGTGGAGCTGATCGAGGAGCAGTCCGGTCAGGCGCAGGGCTAGAGCGGAGACGACAACATGGTGATGGAAGACCTCTTCAATCTGTTCGAGAAGCCGAAGAACCCCGTCGCGTTCAACGCGCTCAGGATCTCGCTTGCCTCGCCGGACAAGATCCGGTCGTGGTCGCACGGCGAGGTGAAGAAGCCCGAGACCATCAACTACCGGACCTTCAAGCCGGAGCGTGACGGCCTCTTCTGCGCCAAGATTTTCGGTCCGACCAAGGACTACGAGTGCAACTGCGGCAAGTACAAGCGCATGCGGCACCGCGGCGTCGTCTGCGAGAAGTGCGGCGTCGAGGTCATCCAGTCGAAAGTGCGGCGCGAGCGGATGGGGCACGTCGACCTCGCGACTCCGGTCGCGCACATCTGGTTCCTGAAGAGTCTCCCGTCTCGCATCGGTACCCTCCTCGACATGACGCTCAAAGATCTCGAGAAGATCCTGTACTTCGAGTCGTTCGTCGTCACGAGCTCGAAGAAGGAGCTGCCGGGTCAGCCGTTCGAGTACAAGGAGGTGCTGTCCGAGCAGCGCTATCGGAAGGCGATGGAGGAGCACGGCCCGGACTCGTTCAAGGCCGAGATGGGCGCCGCAGCCATCCGGAAGCTTCTCGCCGACATCGAGGTCGACGAGGAGTCCGAGCGCCTGCGCGTCGAGATGCGCGAGGTCGGCAGCGAAGCGCGTCGCAAGAAGATCGCCAAGCGTCTCAAAGTACTGAACGCGTTCCGCGTCTCCGGCAACCGTCCGGAGTGGATGATCCTCGAGGTCATTCCGGTCATCCCGCCGGATCTCCGGCCCCTCGTTCCGCTCGACGGCGGCCGGTTCGCGACGTCGGACCTCAATGATCTCTACCGCCGCGTCATCAACCGCAACAATCGTCTGAAGCGCCTCATGGAGCTGAGCGCGCCGGACATCATCATCCGGAACGAGAAGCGCATGCTGCAGGAGGCCGTCGACGCGCTTTTCGACAACGGTCGCCGCGGTCGCGCCATCACCGGTCCGAACAAGCGTCCGTTGAAGTCGCTCTCGGACATGCTGAAGGGCAAGAGCGGTCGGTTTCGTCAGAACCTGCTCGGCAAGCGCGTCGACTACTCGGGGCGTTCCGTGATCGTGGTCGGCCCCGAGCTCCGACTGCACCAGTGCGGTCTGCCGAAGAAGATGGCCCTCGAGCTCTTCCGGCCGTTCATCTACAACAAGCTCGAAGAGCGCGGCTTCGTCACCACCATCAAGAGCGCGAAGAAGATGGTGGAGAAGGAAAAGTCCGAGGTTTGGGATATTCTCGACGAGGTCATCCGTGAGCACCCGGTGCTGCTGAACCGCGCGCCGACGTTGCACCGGCTGGGCATCCAGGCCTTCGAGCCGATTCTCATTGAAGGCAAGGCCATTCAGCTCCATCCGCTCGTCTGCGCGGCCTACAACGCCGACTTCGACGGCGACCAGATGGCCGTGCACGTGCCCCTGTCGGTCGAGGCGCAGGTCGAGGCTCGCGCCTTGATGATGTCGACGAACAACATCCTGTCACCCGCCAACGGCCGGCCGATTATCGTGCCGACGCAGGACATCGTGCTCGGGCTCTATTACATGACTCGTGAGAAGCCGATGGTCCAAGGGCAGGGGAAGCGCTTCTCGAGCCCCGAGGAAGTTCGGATCGCCTACGACCAGGGCGAGGTGCACCTCCAGGCGCAGGTCAAGGTTCGGATCAACGCCACCCTCGTGGACACGACGGTCGGCCGCATTTTGCTCTACGAGATCGTACCGCCGGAGCTCAGCTTCGCCGACGTCAACAAGGTGATGAAGAAGAAGGAGCTCGGCGAGCTGATCGACATCGCGTACCGCCGCGCCGGCAACAAGGCGACGGTCATCTTCGCGGACAAGCTGAAGGACCTCGGGTACGAGTTCGCCACCAAGGCGGGAATCTCGATCGGCATCAAGGACATGCTGATTCCGCCGCAGAAGGGCGAGTTGCTCGACGAGGCGACGAACGAGGTCCGGCAGATCGAGGACCAGTACAACAAGGGCCTCATCACCGACGGCGAGCGGTACAACAAGGTCGTCGACATCTGGGCGCAGGTCACGGACCGCATCGCCGACGAGATGTTGAGCCAGCTCCGGACCGATACGTACACCGACGAGAAGGGCGCCGAAAGCACCTCGCTCAGTTTCAACCCGATCTTCATGATGGCCGACTCCGGCGCCCGTGGCAGCGCGCAGCAGATCCGCCAGCTCGCCGGCATGCGTGGCCTCATGGCGAAGCCGTCCGGCGAGATCATCGAGACGCCCATCACGGCGAACTTCCGCGAAGGTCTCACCGTTCTGCAGTACTTCATCTCCACGCACGGCGCCCGCAAGGGGCTCGCCGACACCGCCCTCAAGACGGCGAACTCCGGCTATCTCACCCGCCGGCTCGTGGACGTGGCGCAGGACTCCATCATCACGGAGCTCGACTGCGGCACGCCCGACGGCATCGACATGTCGTCGCTCGTCGAGGGGGGCGAGATCATCGAAGGTCTCGGCGATCGCGTGCTCGGGCGCGTGGCGCTCGCCGACGTCCGGGATCCGTACAACGACGAGATCATCGTCCGCGCCAACCACGAGATCGACGAGGCGATCGTCGACGCGATCGAGAAGGCCGGTCTCGAGCGGGTGCAGATCAGGTCGGTGCTCACGTGTCAGTCGCGTCAGGGCGTCTGCGGGCTCTGTTACGGACGCGATCTCGCACGCGGCCACATGGTGAACCTCGGCGAGGCGATCGGCGTGATCGCGGCCCAGTCGATCGGCGAGCCGGGGACGCAGCTGACGATGCGTACGTTCCACATCGGCGGGACCGCGAGCCGGCGCGCGGAGCAGACGACGCTCGAGGCGCGCAACGACGGCATCGTGCGTTTCATCAATCTACAGACGGTCACCAACAACGAGGGCGACGAGGTCATCATCAACCGGAACGGCGAGCTCGCGATCATCGACGTGCCCGAGGCCGGGCGCGAGCGCGAGCGCGAGCGCTACCCCGTCGTCTACGGCGCCAAGTTGAAGAGGCACGACGGCGCGAAGGTGAAGGCCGGGGACCTGCTCGTCGAGTGGGATCCCTACACGCTTCCCACCCTCACGCAGGTGGGCGGTGTCGTGAAGTTCGGCGATCTCCTCGAGGGTGTCACCATCGAGG from Deltaproteobacteria bacterium harbors:
- the rpoC gene encoding DNA-directed RNA polymerase subunit beta', whose amino-acid sequence is MEDLFNLFEKPKNPVAFNALRISLASPDKIRSWSHGEVKKPETINYRTFKPERDGLFCAKIFGPTKDYECNCGKYKRMRHRGVVCEKCGVEVIQSKVRRERMGHVDLATPVAHIWFLKSLPSRIGTLLDMTLKDLEKILYFESFVVTSSKKELPGQPFEYKEVLSEQRYRKAMEEHGPDSFKAEMGAAAIRKLLADIEVDEESERLRVEMREVGSEARRKKIAKRLKVLNAFRVSGNRPEWMILEVIPVIPPDLRPLVPLDGGRFATSDLNDLYRRVINRNNRLKRLMELSAPDIIIRNEKRMLQEAVDALFDNGRRGRAITGPNKRPLKSLSDMLKGKSGRFRQNLLGKRVDYSGRSVIVVGPELRLHQCGLPKKMALELFRPFIYNKLEERGFVTTIKSAKKMVEKEKSEVWDILDEVIREHPVLLNRAPTLHRLGIQAFEPILIEGKAIQLHPLVCAAYNADFDGDQMAVHVPLSVEAQVEARALMMSTNNILSPANGRPIIVPTQDIVLGLYYMTREKPMVQGQGKRFSSPEEVRIAYDQGEVHLQAQVKVRINATLVDTTVGRILLYEIVPPELSFADVNKVMKKKELGELIDIAYRRAGNKATVIFADKLKDLGYEFATKAGISIGIKDMLIPPQKGELLDEATNEVRQIEDQYNKGLITDGERYNKVVDIWAQVTDRIADEMLSQLRTDTYTDEKGAESTSLSFNPIFMMADSGARGSAQQIRQLAGMRGLMAKPSGEIIETPITANFREGLTVLQYFISTHGARKGLADTALKTANSGYLTRRLVDVAQDSIITELDCGTPDGIDMSSLVEGGEIIEGLGDRVLGRVALADVRDPYNDEIIVRANHEIDEAIVDAIEKAGLERVQIRSVLTCQSRQGVCGLCYGRDLARGHMVNLGEAIGVIAAQSIGEPGTQLTMRTFHIGGTASRRAEQTTLEARNDGIVRFINLQTVTNNEGDEVIINRNGELAIIDVPEAGRERERERYPVVYGAKLKRHDGAKVKAGDLLVEWDPYTLPTLTQVGGVVKFGDLLEGVTIEERVDERTGLSTKVVIDTKDVEKRPRITIKDAAGNTARLPNGNEARYQLPVGVHLNVYEGQELSPGDIIAKMPRETTKTKDITGGLPRVAELFEARKPKEFAVVSEIDGVVSFGKDTKGKRKVVVTPEVGEPREYLIPKGKHISVHENDHVRAGEPLMDGSSNPHDILTILGEKALAKYLVDEVQEIYRLQGVRINDKHIEVIVRQMLRRVRIKDVGDAEFLVGDQVEKWRFDEANQKIEDDGGEPATAEPLLLGITKASLSTESFISAASFQETTKVLTEAAINGKVDRLTGLKENVIMGRLIPAGTGIKRYGQVEIESEEPEERPEDLLEVPTAKVEPESASA
- a CDS encoding DNA-directed RNA polymerase subunit beta: FECVARDTKLGPEEITRDIPNVGDEALKDLDDSGIIRIGAEVKPGDILVGKITPKGETQLSPEEKLLRAIFGEKAGEVRDTSLRVPPGVEGTVINARVFSRKGVTKDERSRLIEEEEVARLTKDQHDEDRIIKDSTMRKVKKLLVGREASIRLADDSRRVLLPKGAIIKAEDLDQIPSAYWGDIKVDNDKIEDELSRVVDAMREQRERIKTLFEEKIDRLKGGDELPPGVIKMVKVFVAIKRKLQVGDKMAGRHGNKGVLSRILPEEDMPYLPDGTPVDIVLNPLGVPSRMNVGQILETHLGWAARELGRQLASELPGEGIEGVDGIRRKLREIYTNKDVVELVEQISDDDLAKIVRKSARGIHVASPVFDGATEDEIFGMLKRAGLSPSGQINLYDGRTGEPFEQPVTVGVMYMMKLHHLVDDKIHARSTGPYSLVTQQPLGGKAQFGGQRLGEMEVWALEAYGAAYSLQEMLTVKSDDVAGRTRMYEAIVKGENVLEPGLPESFNVMVKELQSLALDVELIEEQSGQAQG